The following is a genomic window from Amycolatopsis sp. BJA-103.
TGGGCGGCGACATAGCGGTTGGCCGCCTCCGCCTCCTCGACGATCGCGCGCAGTTCCTCGGCGGAGTACTGCGTCGAGTCGACCCGGTCGGTGGGGGAGGCGACGCCGCCGGAGGCCATCACCTTGATGTGGTGCGCTCCCTTGCGCAGTTCGTCGCGCGCCGCGGCGCGGACGGCGTCGACACCGTCGGCGACGCGGCCGAGCCCCGCGCAGCACGGGTGGTCGTCGCTGGCGTTGGCGCCGCGGGTCCGGCTGTCGCCGTGGCCGCCGGTCTGACTCAGCGCGCGCCCGCAGAACAGCAGGCGGGGACCGCGGAACAAGCCCTCGGCCTGCGCGTCGGCGAGACCGTAGTCGGCGCCCGAGGCGTCCCGGACCGTGGTGAAGCCCCGGTCCAGCATCAGGCTCATGGTGCGGGCGCTGTGCGCGGTCACATAGGACGGTGACGACGCGGGGAGCGACCCCAGGTCCGCTGTCGAAGCGGTCACGTGCACGTGCGCGTCGACGAGGCCGGGCAGCACGAACGCGCCGCGCAGGTCCTCGGTCCGGACGTCGCCGGCGGCGAGACCCGTGCCGGTCTCGACGATCCGGCCGTCGGCGCACCGGAGATCGCCCTCGGTGTACTCGCCCGTGACCGGGTCGAGCAGACGGGCGTTGCGCAGCAGCAGTGAGCCGTTCATCGGGCCTCCAGGATTTCGCGCAGGGCGGGCACCGCCAACGGTGCCAGAGATCGGGCGGCGGTGACGGAATCGTCGTCGTAGCTGCCTTCGGCGTCGAGGATGTTGAGGACGCCGAGCGTGCGCCCGTCGTCCACCACCGGCACGTTGATCACCGCGCCGCAGCCGAGCCGGTCGATGAGTTCGTGGTCGGCGAAGATCTCCCGCACCGCCGCGCTGTCGGGCCCGAAATAGGGTTCCTGTCCGGTGATGCACCGCTCCAGCCAGCCCGCCGCCACCTCGACGGTCTTTTCGCCGCCGACCGGGTACTCCGCCGGGTGGCTGCTGTGCACGCGGCGCAGCGCCCGCCGTTCGGGCACCCAGGCCAGCACGGTGAACAGCCTCACGCCGATCGTCGCTCGGGTCTTGTCCTCCACAATGGACAGCGACACGGTCACTTCGTCATCTCCTTGGCGGTTTCCACGGGCGCGCCGTGTTCGGTCAGTTCTTCCAGGGAACGGCCGGCGGTGGACAGGCCGAACACGACCACGCACACCACCCCGGCCGCCAGGACGGCGGTGGTCAGGCCGAAGACGCCGGCGAAGCCGAGGCTCGCGGCGGACAGGCCGATGATCGTCGGGGCCAGGATGCTGCCGAGCCTGCCGAACGCGCTGGACAGGCCGGTGCCGCTGGCGCGGATCCAGGTCGGGAACACCTCGGGGGTGTAGGAGTACACACCGGCGTAGGTGCCGTTGAGGAAGAACGACAGCACCGCCCCGGCGAGGGTGATCGACCACGGCGCGTCCATCTGGCTCAGCCAGAACGCGCTCACCGCCGAGCCCGCGAGGTACAACGCGATGGTGTGCTTGCGGTCGAGCCGTTCCGACAGCCAGGCCGCGGAGAAGTACCCGGGGATCTGCGCCAGGTAGATGATGATCGAGAACTCGAAGCTCTTGGTGACGGTGATCCCGCGTTCGACGAGCAGCGTCGGGATCCAGGAGAAGAAGCCGTAGTAGGAGAACGTGATCACGAACCAGACGGTCCAGATCACCGCGGTCCGGCGTGCCATCGCCGGGCTCCACAGGAACTTCAGCGCGCTGAAGAGGTTGACCTTGGGGGTTTCCTTCGCGGGCTGGACATCGGTCTCGGCCACGGCCGGAAGTGGTTGCCCGGTCGCCTTTTCGACGTCCCGCTCCAGTTTCGCGACGATCTTCTCCGCCTCGGCGTGACGCCCGTTCGCGACGAGGAACCTCGGCGATTCCGGCAGGGACCGGCGCCACCACAGCAGCATGACGATCGGCAGCGCGGTGATCAGCTGGGCGACCCGCCAGCCCTCCGGCACCGTCGGCACGACGAACCGCCCGATCAGCGCGGCCATCACGAAGCCGAACGAGAAGAACCCGGCGAGCGCGCCGACGAACCAGCCGCGTCGCTTCGCGGGGACGAATTCGGACAGGAACGGCGCGATGATCGCGCTTTCGGCACCCGCACCCGCCCCGGCCAGCACCCGGGCGCCCAGGAAGATCTCGTAGTTCGGGGAGAAGGCGGCGAGCACCGAGAACACCGCGTAGAAGGCCAGCGCGTACATCATGACCTTCTTGCGGCCGATGCGGTCGCCCAGCAGGCCCGCGGCGATCGCGCCGAAGAGGAAGCCGAACGGCGTCGCCGAACCGATCAGCCCGAGCTGCCCGTTGTCGAGACCCCAGACCGCTTTCGCGCTCGGCAGGAGGAAGGCGACCACGGCGGAGTCCATGCCGTCGAAGGTGTAACCGAGCCCGCCGATGAGCAGGAGCAGATAGTGGGGACGGCTCAGCGGGAGCCGGTCCAGTCGAGCCAGAAGCGTCATGGGGAACGCCTTCCGTGGTTCGGGCGACGAGGAGTGCGGACAACGTATACTGCGTTTCCGTAAAACTGCAATGGTTGTTGCAGGTGGTCCGACGGGCACGATGCGTTACCGTGGCGCGGTCGAGGGAGGGTGTGCGTGACAGAGACGGAAACCGGTGACGGTTTCGAGGCGTGGCTTCGGGATCGGACGCCGGAACGCGGCCTGCGGCCGAAGTCGGCCGCCGTGCTCGAAGTGCTGGTCTCGCAACCGCGCCGGGCGTCGTTCGGATCGACGGCCGAGCTCGCCCAGCTCGCCGGGGTCAACGTCGCCACCGTCACCCGCACCGCGCAGGCGCTCGGTTTCGCCGGCTGGCCCGCGCTGCAACAGGAGTTGCGGGCGCGCTACATGTCGTCGCTGAGCGCGCCGCAGGTGGCCGAGGAACACCGGGACGTGGACTCGCCGGGCTCGGCGTCGCTGCGCCGCGACCTCGACAGCCTCGCCCTGCTCAACCGGCGGGTCACCGAGGACGAGATCCGCAACGTCGCCGAGGCCGTCGCCGCCGCGCGCCGCACGCTCGTCATCGCCGACGGCAGCTATGCCGCCGTCGGGATCGCGTTCGCGCACAACGCCCGGCTCGCCGGATACGACGTCCACGCGATCACCGCGGGCGACGCCGAACTCGCCAACGCCACGGCCAAACTCACCGCCGACGACGTGCTCATCGCGATCAGTTTCTGGCGCCTGTACGAAAGTACGGTGCTCGCCGCGGACGAGGCGAAGGCGAGGGGAGCGCGCGCGTTCGCCATCACCGACGCGGCCAGCCCCGCGCTGGCGGGCGCCGTCGAGCAGGTACTGATGGTGCCGGCCGAAGGCGTGACCTTCTTCCCGTCGCTGACCGCGGGGATGAGCCTGGTGCAGGCCATCGTCGCGCAGCTCGCCGCCGTCGATCCCGTCCGCACCGGCGAATCCATCGAGGCGGCCGAAGCCATGTGGTCGCGGTTCGATCTGCTGCATCGCCGTCCGGGATCGGGGATGCGGCCAGTGCCGAAAAGGCCGACCGGTCGAGGCACCTCCGCCGGATGACCGATCCGCCGCACCCCGCCGGGAAGCGATCCTGGTTCCAGGCCGCCGGAACAGGCGGTACGGGGATCGAGGAGGCCGAAATGACGATCATCGCGACTTTGGGCGCATACGCCGGGCTCGCGCTGCTGGCGCTGATGGCGGCGACCCCGCTGCTCGTCGAACTCGACCAGCGTTTCCCGGTCACCCGCCGGGTGAAGACGGCCGAACGGGAACGCCGAATGCCCGCCTCGCTCGCGTCGGCGTGACGCAGAGCACAGAGATCAGCCCGGGACTACCTCACGTGAGTGATTCCGGAACCGTCAAGTCGTAACTTTGTGTCGCGCTGTGGAACGCTGAGTGACGTGACCGTGGATTTCTGCACCGACAACCACTCCGCCGACCCCTTCGCGGAGTTCCGGCGGAACGTCGACGAGCTGACCCAGGCGTTCATCGACGCCTGCCGTCAGGGCCGCAGTCCCGGCGACGCCACTCTCGACCTGTTGCAGCGGATCCACCACGAAGACCGCAACTGGGTCGTCGTCCATCTGACCTTCGCCATCGCCGCGCTCGCGCACCAGCGAGCTCTCGCTCCGGCCGAGTCCGTCACCCGGCCAGGTGGCGTACCGGGTGCGCCGGAGCGAGCGTTGTTAGCTTCCGCGAGTGACTGATCCGACCGTCTCCGCGGTCATCGCGGTGTTCGCGGGTTTCGTGCTCGCGGGCATCCTGGCCGTCCCGTACATCGCGGCGAGCTACCGGCGCCGCGGCGAACTCGGGCTGTGGCGGGTCCTGCTGGTGTTCGGGTTCCTGGTCTACGCCATGTCACTGTGGACGTACACGTTGCTCCCCATCCCGCAGACAACGGCGGCGTGGTGCGCCGAGCACGCGACGAGTCACCTGCAACTGCGCCCGTTCCAGTTCGTCGCCGACATCCGCCGCGAACAGAGCGGGGCGGGCCTGCGCGCGTTCCTGCGCAATCCCGCGGTCCAGCAGGCGGTCTTCAACGTCGCCTTGTTCGTGCCGCTGGGCATGTTCGTCCGGCACCTCTTCCGGCGCGGTTTCGCGGTCACCGTCGCCCTCGGGTTCGCGGTCTCCCTGTTCATCGAGTGCACCCAGCTCACCGGGGTCTGGTTCCTGTTCGACTGCCCGTACCGGCTCGCCGACGTCGACGACCTGCTGACCAACACCCTCGGCGCCGCCGTCGGCTTCGGCCTCGCCCCGTTGCTGCGGCTGCTGCCGGGCAACGAGCCGTCCGCACCGCCCGGAACGCCGCGACCGGTCACCGCGCGCCGCCGTCTGCTCGGGATGGCCGTCGACTTCGTCTCGGTCGTGCTGCTCGGCACCACCATCGGGATCGTGACGACCCTGGTGGCGGGCGAACCGAACACCGTGGTCACGGCGCTGACCAGCACCCTGCTGCCCGCCGTGCTCCTGTTGTTCGTCATCCCCGTCGCGGGCAACGGCGCCAGTTTCGGCCAGCGGATCGTGCTGCTGCGGCCCGCCGGGCCGGACGGCGGGAAGCCCGCCCTGTGGCGGATGATCGTGCGATTCCTGGCCGGGTCCGGCGGCTACTTCACGCTGCTCACCCTGGCGTCCGCGGTCAACAGCGGATTCGAGCCCTTGGCGAACCTGTTGTTCTTCGTCAGCGGCATCCTCGCGATCCGGCCTCTGGGCCACAAAGGACTGTCCGGACTGGTCGCCGGACTGGAGATCGTCGACCTGCGCGAAATCGAGAGCCCGGACCGGGAGCCTGTCGTCGACGTGCGCGGTGGCCCCACACCGCCACTCACCTGATCGGGTCGACCCTGTCGTTCACGCGAGTCATTCCGCCTGGCAGGAGGCGCGGGCCTGAACACTCCCCGGGTGGACGTGGAGTCGATGGATGACGTGGCCGACTGCCTGCTCTCGGTGGCTTGGAACATTTTCCCGCTGATGGGGAAACCGCCCGCGAGCCCGGGGGACCGGCCGGAGGAGATCCGTTCCTTCCTCGTCGACACCTGTCACGACGCCGGGCTGCGGGCCCGGGAATGGGCGGCGGCGCACGGCGCGGGAACAGCGGCGGACCGCCGTCCCTTCCTGCGGCTCGCGGAGATCGGGGCGGACGCGAACCTGTTCCTGGGCATGGTTTCCGGCACGCTGGTCACCGATCACGAGCGGATCCGCCGCCGATGGACCGAGATCGAGACGCTGGTCGGCGAAGCACGCGAACTCGCCGGGGAGATCAAGGGGCGGCCGTCGCACCGGCCGCCCCTCTTCGGCGATCAGTCCTTCTCGAGAGTCAGGTCGTAGCGGTTGAGCACCTCCTTGACGGGCTGGAAGAAGGTGGTGCCGCCTTCGTTGCAATCGCCGGAGCCGCCCGAGGTCATACCCTGTGCCTGCACCAGCTTCGTCCCGGAACCCGACGACGGACGGCTGACGTACGAGCCGCCGGAGTCGCCCGGTTCGGCGCAGGCGCTGGTCTGGGTGAGGCCCCGCACGATGTTGCCGTTGCCGTAGTTCACCGTCTGGTCCAGCGCTTCGACCCGCCCGCACTGCCACTTGGTGGTGATCCCGGACCGGCAGACGCGGCCGCCGACGGCGACGACCTCGGAGCCCTCGATCCGCACGTCGGTACCGTCCCCGTACCGGTCGACCCGGGGCGGGGTCGAGACGTCGGAG
Proteins encoded in this region:
- a CDS encoding VanZ family protein, whose product is MTDPTVSAVIAVFAGFVLAGILAVPYIAASYRRRGELGLWRVLLVFGFLVYAMSLWTYTLLPIPQTTAAWCAEHATSHLQLRPFQFVADIRREQSGAGLRAFLRNPAVQQAVFNVALFVPLGMFVRHLFRRGFAVTVALGFAVSLFIECTQLTGVWFLFDCPYRLADVDDLLTNTLGAAVGFGLAPLLRLLPGNEPSAPPGTPRPVTARRRLLGMAVDFVSVVLLGTTIGIVTTLVAGEPNTVVTALTSTLLPAVLLLFVIPVAGNGASFGQRIVLLRPAGPDGGKPALWRMIVRFLAGSGGYFTLLTLASAVNSGFEPLANLLFFVSGILAIRPLGHKGLSGLVAGLEIVDLREIESPDREPVVDVRGGPTPPLT
- a CDS encoding MurR/RpiR family transcriptional regulator, which gives rise to MTETETGDGFEAWLRDRTPERGLRPKSAAVLEVLVSQPRRASFGSTAELAQLAGVNVATVTRTAQALGFAGWPALQQELRARYMSSLSAPQVAEEHRDVDSPGSASLRRDLDSLALLNRRVTEDEIRNVAEAVAAARRTLVIADGSYAAVGIAFAHNARLAGYDVHAITAGDAELANATAKLTADDVLIAISFWRLYESTVLAADEAKARGARAFAITDAASPALAGAVEQVLMVPAEGVTFFPSLTAGMSLVQAIVAQLAAVDPVRTGESIEAAEAMWSRFDLLHRRPGSGMRPVPKRPTGRGTSAG
- a CDS encoding metal-dependent hydrolase family protein, translating into MNGSLLLRNARLLDPVTGEYTEGDLRCADGRIVETGTGLAAGDVRTEDLRGAFVLPGLVDAHVHVTASTADLGSLPASSPSYVTAHSARTMSLMLDRGFTTVRDASGADYGLADAQAEGLFRGPRLLFCGRALSQTGGHGDSRTRGANASDDHPCCAGLGRVADGVDAVRAAARDELRKGAHHIKVMASGGVASPTDRVDSTQYSAEELRAIVEEAEAANRYVAAHSYTARAVNRALELGVRSIEHGNLIDDLSVELFLRHDAYLVPTLVTYWALKEEGREHGLPESSWRKVDDVLGAGMAALEKADRGGVKLVYGSDLLGGMHRHQNHEFRLRGEVQPAVDVIRSATSTAADLLNLTGEIGTLAPGAHADLLVVDRDPLEDIGVLAEPKGFRHVIQGGTVVSA
- a CDS encoding MFS transporter, which codes for MTLLARLDRLPLSRPHYLLLLIGGLGYTFDGMDSAVVAFLLPSAKAVWGLDNGQLGLIGSATPFGFLFGAIAAGLLGDRIGRKKVMMYALAFYAVFSVLAAFSPNYEIFLGARVLAGAGAGAESAIIAPFLSEFVPAKRRGWFVGALAGFFSFGFVMAALIGRFVVPTVPEGWRVAQLITALPIVMLLWWRRSLPESPRFLVANGRHAEAEKIVAKLERDVEKATGQPLPAVAETDVQPAKETPKVNLFSALKFLWSPAMARRTAVIWTVWFVITFSYYGFFSWIPTLLVERGITVTKSFEFSIIIYLAQIPGYFSAAWLSERLDRKHTIALYLAGSAVSAFWLSQMDAPWSITLAGAVLSFFLNGTYAGVYSYTPEVFPTWIRASGTGLSSAFGRLGSILAPTIIGLSAASLGFAGVFGLTTAVLAAGVVCVVVFGLSTAGRSLEELTEHGAPVETAKEMTK
- a CDS encoding GAF domain-containing protein, encoding MTVSLSIVEDKTRATIGVRLFTVLAWVPERRALRRVHSSHPAEYPVGGEKTVEVAAGWLERCITGQEPYFGPDSAAVREIFADHELIDRLGCGAVINVPVVDDGRTLGVLNILDAEGSYDDDSVTAARSLAPLAVPALREILEAR